From a single Phalacrocorax aristotelis chromosome 1, bGulAri2.1, whole genome shotgun sequence genomic region:
- the TSC22D1 gene encoding TSC22 domain family protein 1 isoform X4 has protein sequence MDLVKSHLMYAVREEVEVLKEQIKELIEKNSQLEQENTLLKTLASPEQLAQFQAQLQTGSPPSSSQSQGTTQQPAQPASQGSGPSA, from the exons ATG gaTCTGGTGAAGAGTCACTTGATGTATGCGGTAAGGGAGGAAGTGGAGGTCCTCAAAGAACAAATCAAAGAGCTGATAGAGAAGAACTCCCAGCTGGAGCAAGAAAACACTCTGCTAAAAACACTCGCCAGCCCAGAGCAGCTTGCCCAGTTCCAAGCACAGCTGCAGACTGGTTCCCCACCTTCCTCTTCCCAGTCACAAGGGACAACACAGCAGCCTGCTCAGCCGGCATCACAGGGGTCAGGGCCTTCAGCGTAG
- the TSC22D1 gene encoding TSC22 domain family protein 1 isoform X3 — MARFCAARRSADLGAGRAQPRAPPQGPAARHRPRRAARPLAPTRVRRRGDLISPGSVSGRDCMNAQCCRPVAMDLGVYQLRHFSISFLSSLLGTDNSSLRLDSSSSGASVVAIDNKIEQAMDLVKSHLMYAVREEVEVLKEQIKELIEKNSQLEQENTLLKTLASPEQLAQFQAQLQTGSPPSSSQSQGTTQQPAQPASQGSGPSA; from the exons ATGGCCAGGTTTTGTGCGGCGCGGCGGAGCGCTGACCTCGGAGCTGGCCGAGcgcagccccgcgccccgccgcagGGTCCCGCCGCCCGGCACCGGCCCCGCCGAGCCGCCCGCCCGCTCGCACCCACGCGCGTCCGGAGAAGGGGAGACCTGATTTCTCCGGGGAGCGTTTCTGGCCGCGATTGCATGAATGCCCAATGTTGTAGACCAGTGGCAATGGATCTAGGAGTTTATCAACTAAGACACTTCTCAATTTCTTTCTTATCGTCCTTGCTGGGCACCGACAACTCATCCCTGAGGCTCGACAGTAG CTCCTCTGGTGCAAGCGTGGTAGCTATCGACAACAAAATCGAGCAAGCGATG gaTCTGGTGAAGAGTCACTTGATGTATGCGGTAAGGGAGGAAGTGGAGGTCCTCAAAGAACAAATCAAAGAGCTGATAGAGAAGAACTCCCAGCTGGAGCAAGAAAACACTCTGCTAAAAACACTCGCCAGCCCAGAGCAGCTTGCCCAGTTCCAAGCACAGCTGCAGACTGGTTCCCCACCTTCCTCTTCCCAGTCACAAGGGACAACACAGCAGCCTGCTCAGCCGGCATCACAGGGGTCAGGGCCTTCAGCGTAG